The Streptomyces griseiscabiei genomic sequence CGACGCCGGTCGACGGCGCGAACTCCAGCGCGTCGTCGCCCTCCGCGTCCGTCACCCACACCACCCATTCCTCGCCGTCCACCCGGAAGGTGCGCGGCAGCCGGGCCCGTACGCCGTCCTGGGCGGCGAGCGCGCGGGCGGGGCCGGAGCGGTGGGTGATCCAGTGGATCGAGCCGCGTACGGAGACGGCACTGCCCCGGGCGGTGTGGTCGGGCGAGGCGGAGCCGAACCAGCGGGAGGCGTTCACCGGGAACGGCTGGAGGTCGGCGCGCTGTCCGCCGAGCCGGATGTCCAGCCTGCGCGGTTCGGCGCCGTCCAGGTCGTCCAGCAGCCACAGTTCACCGGCGGAGGCGTACACGACGCGGGTGCCGTCGGTGGCCGCGTGCCGGGCGTAGAAGCTGTCGACGGGGGTGTGCCGGCGCAGGTCGGAGCCGTCGGCGAGGGAGGAGTACAGGGCGCCGACACCCTCGTGGTCGGAGAGGAACGCGATCCGGTCGCCGACCCACAGCGGGTACTCGATGTTCCCGTCCAACTCGGTGTGCAGCCGCGTGAATTCAGCGCCGCCCTCGGCGCCCTCGTCGGCCCGGTCGATCCACAGCTTGCCCGCCGTGCCGCCCCGGTACCGCTTCCACCAGGCGGCCTCGCGGCCCATGGGGGCGGACAGCAGCACGGTCGCGGGCCCGTGGGCGACATCGCCGACCGGCCCGTACGGCAGGGTGGTGGCCGGGCCGCCGTCGAGCGGGACCGCGCGTGCCCAGCTGCGCCGGAGGCTGGCCTGGCCGTGGGTGCTGAGCGCGAGGACCCGGCCGTCGGGCATCCAGCCGCGTACCTGGGTGCGCCAACTCCCCCAGTACGTCAGGCGCTTGGCCGAGCCGCCGTCGAGGGGCGCGACATGCACCTCGGGCGCGCCGTCCCGGGTGGAGGTCCACGCGACGGTGGTGCCGTCCGGGGAGATCCGTGGATGGTTCACGGGCACGTTGTCCGCGCTGACCCGCCAGGCACGGCCGCCGTCCAGAGGCGCGACCCACACGTCGTCCTCGGCGGTGAAGGCGACCAGGTCGCCGTGCAGGTGCGGATACCGGAAATACGCGAGCTGAGTCACCCAGTTACTTTATGCAGCGTTCGGTCCGATGGGGAGGGGTTTGGATCATGTCTCCCGCGGCCGGGCCTCACTTGCCCTCGGGCACGCAGGCCGGGTCCTTCTGGCACCAGATGGTCTGGGTGACGGTGACCGTCGCGGTCGGCCCCGGCTGCCCGGGCCCGCCCGGCTGCTCGGACCGGGGGGCGTCGCAGTTGCCCAGCCCCTCGACGTGGAACCACTCCTTGCCGCCCACCTTCGCGGTCAGATCGCCGCGTACGCACCGGCCGTTGACCCCCTTGGTCACCTTCCCGGTGACGGTGATCTTCCGGCCTTCCTTGTCCTCGCCCTCGCAGTCGACCTTCGCGACGGTGGCGACCGAGGAGGACGGCGACGCGGATTTCCCGCCGCCCCCGCCCTCGCCGTCGTAGGACGCCGTGCAGGTGAGCCACCGGACGTCGAGGCCCTCCCGCTCCAGCTCCTTGGTGGCGAGCTGGTCCGTGGTGAACGCGACCGCCCCGGTGTTGAGTCCGCCGCCCTCGCAGGCCACCAGGCCCGCGACCGCGCCGATGCCGAGCCCGGCTCCCAGCAGGAGCTGGCGCCCGCCGGCCCGGTACGCCCTGATCCGCCTCCATGCCCCCATGTACGGCAGCCTGCCACCGCCCGCGGCGCCGGGGAAGACCGCATGCGGCCATGCCGACGGGAGGAGCGGAACCGGGCGTCGGCCGTCAGCCGCCCATCAGCAGCCATTCCTGCAGCTCCACCAAGTTCCCCTCGGGGTCCTTGAGATGGGCCACCCGCATCCGGTCGGTCATCAGTGCGGGTCCCTGGAGGAGGGTGGCGCCGCGCTCCACGATCCTCTCGCAGTAGGCGTCCAGATCGTCGACCCGCAGCACGACCAGCGACCGGTGTCCGTTCGCCGCGTCGGCCAGCTCCCCGAGCACCTCGGACATCATCGCCCGGTCCTGGAGGGCGATCCCCGCGGACCCGACGGCCGGACTGAACTTCTCGTACGGCCCGTCGACCGCCCCGGACTGCGGTTTCAGCCCGAGGACATCGGCGTAGAAGCGGTAGCACGCGGCGAAGTCGGAGACGAGCAGCCTTACTTGGGCGAGTTCCACGTTGCTCCCAGGGGTTGGGGAGGCCGGTCGCGACCGGAGGGTCAGGACCAGCGTCCGGTTCGGCCCAGCAGCAGCGCCCCGGCCGCCGTCCCGGCGGTCGAGGTGCGCAGCACACTGGGCCCGAGTCGATACGCCCCCGCGCCCGCCTCGCCGAAGAGCGCCAGCTCCTCCGGCGACACGCCCCCCTCGGGCCCCACGACGAGCACGATCTCCCCGGCGGCCGGCAGCTCCGCCGTGGCCAGGGAGTCGTCACCGCTCTCGTGCAGGACGGCGGCGAAGTCGGCCTGCGCCAGCAGCGCCGCGACCTGCTTGCTCGTGGCCGCCTCCGCGACCTCGGGGAACCGCGTCCGGCGGGACTGCTTGCCCGCCTCCCGTGCGGTGGCCCGCCACTTGGCGAGGGCCTTCGTCCCCCGGTCGCCCTTCCACTGGGTGATGCAGCGGGCGGCGGCCCAGGGCACGATCGCGTCGATGCCGACCTCGGTCATGGTCTCGACGGCCAGTTCGCCCCGGTCGCCCTTGGGCAGCGCCTGGACGACGGTGATCCGGGGCCGCGCGGGCGGCTCCTCGCGCACGTCCCCCACATCCATGACGACCAGCCGGTCCTTGCCCTCGGCGGCTTTCACCACGCCTTCCACCCACCGGCCCCGCCCGTCGGTGAGGACCACGT encodes the following:
- a CDS encoding VOC family protein gives rise to the protein MELAQVRLLVSDFAACYRFYADVLGLKPQSGAVDGPYEKFSPAVGSAGIALQDRAMMSEVLGELADAANGHRSLVVLRVDDLDAYCERIVERGATLLQGPALMTDRMRVAHLKDPEGNLVELQEWLLMGG
- a CDS encoding 16S rRNA (uracil(1498)-N(3))-methyltransferase, with the protein product MTAPVFVVDRFEGRGSEIVLDGPEGRHAVSVKRLRAGEDVVLTDGRGRWVEGVVKAAEGKDRLVVMDVGDVREEPPARPRITVVQALPKGDRGELAVETMTEVGIDAIVPWAAARCITQWKGDRGTKALAKWRATAREAGKQSRRTRFPEVAEAATSKQVAALLAQADFAAVLHESGDDSLATAELPAAGEIVLVVGPEGGVSPEELALFGEAGAGAYRLGPSVLRTSTAGTAAGALLLGRTGRWS